In Halogranum gelatinilyticum, the DNA window GGTGGGTCTTCTGGGCCCACAGCGTCGCCGGACTCACCCTCACCTTCCTCCTCGTGTTCAAGCTCTATCGCGTCCGACGGCGCGTCACCGACAGTCGGCTGTGGACCCGGTCGACGGCCCTCTCGGTTCTCCTCGCCATCGTCGCGCTCTCGGCGCTCGGGACGGGCATCGCGTGGGTGCTCGGCGGCGACGTCGACGTCCTCTACTGGGGACTGATGAACGTCCACATCCTCTTCGGGCTGCTGCTCTTGCCGCTCGTCTTGCTCCACATGACGACGCGTTTTCGACGGCCTCGAACGGCCGACTTCGAGGGTCGCCGGACGGCCGTCCAGTACACCGCGTTGCTCGTCGGCGGCGCGGTCCTGTTTCGCCTCCAAGAGACCGTCAACGCCGCGCTCGACACCGCCGGGACGACCCGGCGGTTCACCGGCTCGAAACCCGTTGAGGGCTCCGACTTCCCGGTCACGAGCTGGGTCGCCGACGACCCCGACCCGGTCGACCGCGAGACGTGGCGGCTCCGGGTCGGCGGGCTGGTCGAGACGCCGCTGGAACTGACCGCGGGCGACGTCGACACCGGCGACACCGGCGACGTCGGCGATGGGCGCGACGAACTCCGTGCCCTCCTCGACTGTACGAGCGGCTGGTACACCGTCCAGGACTGGCAGGGCGTCCGCGTCGGCGACCTGCTGGACAGGGCGGGCGCGAGCGACGAGGGGCGGTGGGTCCGCTTTACGTCCGTGACGGGCTACCGCTGGAGCCTCCCGCTCGAAGAAGCACGCGACGCGCTGCTCGCGACGCACGTCGGCGGCGAGCGACTGAGCCACGGCCACGGCGCGCCGCTGCGGCTGGTCGCGCCCGACCGACGGGGCTTCCAGTGGGTCAAGTGGGTCGAATCCGTCGAAGTGCGCGAGAACCAGGATGTCGGGCAGTGGCTCGCGGTGATGGTCAGCGGCTTCGACTGAGTCGCTTCCTTTACTCGTCTCCGCCCTCGCGAATCGCCCGCTCGGCGGCCGCCAGTGCCTCTTCGCGGTCGAATTCGTCGACGATTCGTTGGAGTTCCTCTCGCGAGGCGTCCTGCAGCTCGCGGGCGTGGCGGGTGATGTTCGGGACGGCCCGGATGATGTTGTCGACGATGGGGACCGTCGCCGACTGCGCCGACCGCGACATCGGGTTGAGGTCGACGACGAGTTCGGTCTTGCCCATCGCGGCCAACGCCTCCGCGCGGTCGCCGTCTTCGAGCGGGACGAGCACCACGTCGGCGTCGCCAATGCCGTCGGCGTCGACCTTCGCACGTTCGTGTGAGAGACCGGGAATCCGGCCGTCGGCCGTGAGTCCCTTGACCTCCTCGGCCCCGTGCTCGCGCAAGTGGTCGACGATGGCTTCCATTCGCTCTTCGGTGCGGTTGAACAGGTTGACTTCGAGGTCCGCCCCCGTCGCCTCCGCGAGTTCGACGAGTTCGCCGGGGACGAGCGCGGCGACGTTGCCGTTGACAGAGAGTACCGGATGGTCGGCTAAGAGGAGGTGGGCGGCCGCGGCGCGTTCGGCGGCGTCGGCACTCGGGATGGTCTGCTCGCCCAGGAGATAGTCGAAGGCCTCGCCGCGGCCCTGTGCGATGAGCCCCTGGCGGCTGGTGATGCCCTTGTCCACCCCGTCCTCGATCCGGTGGCGGGTCAGCAAGGACTCGTAGCGCGGATGGTCCTCGGGAATCTCGATGTCACTCATGGCGTGGAGTCGGACGTCGCGGCTCAAAAAGACGCAGGAACCCGGGTCGGCGTCTCGAACCGTCGCCGACGTCTCGGCGAC includes these proteins:
- a CDS encoding molybdopterin-dependent oxidoreductase; amino-acid sequence: MDFRGAVRWVRRTLEPRPRLVDWSILALVVLQLLSGLVSLVTGSEGGWWVFWAHSVAGLTLTFLLVFKLYRVRRRVTDSRLWTRSTALSVLLAIVALSALGTGIAWVLGGDVDVLYWGLMNVHILFGLLLLPLVLLHMTTRFRRPRTADFEGRRTAVQYTALLVGGAVLFRLQETVNAALDTAGTTRRFTGSKPVEGSDFPVTSWVADDPDPVDRETWRLRVGGLVETPLELTAGDVDTGDTGDVGDGRDELRALLDCTSGWYTVQDWQGVRVGDLLDRAGASDEGRWVRFTSVTGYRWSLPLEEARDALLATHVGGERLSHGHGAPLRLVAPDRRGFQWVKWVESVEVRENQDVGQWLAVMVSGFD
- a CDS encoding 4-phosphopantoate--beta-alanine ligase, with translation MSDIEIPEDHPRYESLLTRHRIEDGVDKGITSRQGLIAQGRGEAFDYLLGEQTIPSADAAERAAAAHLLLADHPVLSVNGNVAALVPGELVELAEATGADLEVNLFNRTEERMEAIVDHLREHGAEEVKGLTADGRIPGLSHERAKVDADGIGDADVVLVPLEDGDRAEALAAMGKTELVVDLNPMSRSAQSATVPIVDNIIRAVPNITRHARELQDASREELQRIVDEFDREEALAAAERAIREGGDE